ACTACAAAGAGCAATCCAACAAGCCAAACAAAACGGGGTATTAGGAGCACAAATATTTGAATCTCCCTTTGACTTCAAAATAGACATTCGCATTGGTGCAGGAGCATTTGTTTGTGGGGAAGAAACAGCCTTAATACACTCCATCGAAGGAGGAAGAGGAAACCCTCGTCCCCGTCCACCTTATCCCGCCCAAACAGGACTCAGAGGCTGTCCCACCCTAATTAACAACGTAGAAAGTTTCGCCAACATTAAAGCCATTATCACCAAAGGTGCAGACTGGTACGCCAGTATCGGTACAGATAACAGTAAAGGTACAAAAATCTTTGCCCTCACAGGGAAAATCCAAAACAACGGACTGATAGAAGTACCCATGGGAATTACTCTCAGAGAAATAGTTATAGAAATGGGTGGGGGAGTACCTGATGGAGAAGTCAAAGCCGTGCAAACAGGAGGACCATCAGGAGGTTGCATCCCCGCTTCACTACTAGATACCCCAGTTGACTACGATTCCTTGATTAAAATCGGTTCGATGATGGGTTCAGGAGGAATGGTAGTCATGGATCAAGATACCAGCATGGTAGAAGTAGCTCAATTTTACATGGAATTTTGTCGTGAAGAAACCTGTGGTAAGTGCATACCCTGTCGAACAGGTACAGTACAACTCCATAACCTCTTAACTAAATTACTCGACAAACGAGCCACAACCCAAGACTTAGAACTCATGGAATCTCTCTGTCAGATGGTTAAAGAAACTAGTCTTTGTGGACTAGGACAAACCGCACCTAATCCAGTCTTAAGTACTTGGCGCTATTTCCGAGAAGAATACTTAGCCCTAATCAAATAATCACCACAGGAGAAAAAATGTCAGTTAAAACTCTTACGATCAATGATACTCCCGTCGCTGTCGAAGCAGGGGCTACCATTCTCGAAGCGGCTAAACAAGCAGGTATTACTATACCCACTCTCTGTCATCTCGAAGGAGTCTCAGACGTTGGGGCTTGTCGTCTTTGCTTAGTAGAAATCAAAGGGATTAATAAACTACTCCCTGCCTGTGTTACTGAAGTAGCCGAAGGCATGGAAGTAAACACAGAAACAGACAAACTGCGAGAATATCGCAAAATGACAGTAGAATTACTCTTTTCCGAAGGTAATCACGTCTGTTCCGTTTGTGTCGCCAATGGGGCTTGTGAATTGCAAGATATGGCAGTTACCGTAGGCATGGATCATTCCCGCTTCTCCTATCGCTTCCCCGATCGCCCCATAGACATCTCTCATTCGAGTTTTGCCATCGATCATAACCGTTGTATCCTCTGTACCCGTTGTGTACGCGTCTGCGCCGAAATAGAAGGAGCACACGTCTGGGATGTAGCTAATCGCGGTGAAAAATGTTATGTCATCTCAGGTTTAGACCAACCCTGGGGAGAAGTTAACTCCTGTACCTCTTGTGGGAAATGTGTGCAAGCTTGTCCCACAGGTGCTATCTTCCATAAAGGAGAAACCACAGGAGAAAAAGACAGCGATCCCGGTTTACTCGATTTCTTAGTCACAGCAAGGAAAAAACAACAATGGATAAGATAAAATTCGCCACCGTTTGGTTAGCAGGTTGTTCTGGTTGTCATATGTCTTTTTTAGACCTAGACGAATGGCTTATAGAACTAGCAGAACAGGTAGAAGTAGTTTATAGTCCCGTAGGATGTGATTTAAAAATCTACCCCGAAAACGTAGATGTCTGTCTAGTTGAAGGTGGTATAGCCAACGAAGATAACCTCGAACTGATTCACATCGTCAGAAAAAATACTAAAACCCTGATCTCTTTTGGGGATTGTGCGGTAACCGCTAACGTACCAGCGATGCGCAATATGTTAGGTGGAGCAGAACCAGTACTCAAACGCGCTTACCTAGAATTAGGTGACCTGCAACGTCAATTACCCCATGAACCAGGTATCGTCCCAGAATTACTCGAACAAGTTCTCCCAGTCCATGAAATTGTTCCTGTAGATATTTATATGCCGGGTTGTCCCCCTGATGCTAATCGTATTCGCGCTACCCTTGAACCCCTACTCAAAGGAGAACAACCTCTAATGCAGGGTCGCGAAATGATTAAGTTTGGTTGAATCAAAATGCGTTAACTTTCTCTTGGGCATTATCCTAGAAAAGACGCATTTAGTAAAAAATATGACCATGATCACTAGACCAATTCCTACTCTTGTTATTTCCTTACTAGGTTTATTACTTCCCCAAAGTAGTGCTCTTGGTCTTGTTAACAAGCAACAACCAGTTAATCAATATTCTCCAGAAGTTGTCTCAGGTTTTATCAATAGCTGTACAGAAGCAGCTACAAGTGATGGTGTAGAGTTTCAACTAGCTCAAAATATTTGTAGTTGTTATATTTACGAAATACAAAATATGTACACTTTTGAACAGTTTGAAACAATCGATCGCCAAGTCGCCGAAGGTCAACCTCTTCCCCCAGCATTTCAAGAAATCGTTAGTACTTGTATCAATCGTTATGTACCTCAGTAATCTATCATGAGTAAAACTGTAGTTATAGATCCGATTACGCGGATCGAAGGTCACGCCAAAATCTCCGTCTTTCTCGATGATCAAGGAGAAGTCTCAGACGCTCGCTTTCACGTCGTAGAATATAGAGGCTTTGAAAAATTTTGTGAGGGGAGACCTTTTACAGAAATGGCGGGAATTACCGCTAGAATCTGTGGAATTTGTCCCGTTTCTCACCTCCTAGCAGCAGCTAAAACAGGAGATAAAATTCTCGCCGTCCAAATCCCTACAGCGGCTGTTAAATTACGCCGTTTAATGAATCTTGGACAAATTACCCAATCTCACGCACTCTCCTTTTTCCACCTCAGTAGTCCCGATTTTCTGTTGGGGTGGGATAGCGATCCAGCTAAACGCAATGTCTTCGGTTTAATCGCCGCTAACCCCGATTTAGCCCGCGCAGGTATCCGTTTACGTCAATTTGGACAAACCATTATTGAATTACTCGGCGCGCGCAAAATACACGCAGCTTGGACAGTACCTGGAGGAGTGAGATCGCCTCTCTCTCCTGAAAGTCGCGCCTGGATCGTAGAACGTCTCCCGGAATCTTTTGCTACCATTAATCTAGCCCTAGATTTATTTAAAAATCTCCTGGATGATTTTCAAACAGAGGTAGAAAACTTTGGTAAGTTTCCCTCACTATTCATGGGTTTAGTTAGTCCTACAGGTGAATGGGAACATTATGACGGTCACTTACGCTTTAGTGATAGTGAAGGAAATATCGTCGCCGATAACCTTAGTGAAGATAACTATCAAGACTTTATTGGTGAATCTGTAGAAAATTGGTCTTATCTGAAATTTCCCTACTATAAACCCTTGGGTTACCCCGACGGTATCTATCGCGTTGGACCTTTAGCTAGAATTAATGTCTGTTCAGGTTTTGGTACAGAAGCCGCCGACAGGGAATTACAAGAACTCCGCGATCGCGCAGGTGGAGTGGCTACCTCTTCTTTCTTCTATCATTACGCTCGTTTGGTAGAAATTCTCGGTTGTTTAGAACGTATCGCCCGCTTAATGGATGACCCTGATCTTCTCTCCCCTAGAGTTCGCGCTGTAGGAGGAGTTAATAATCTTAACGCGATCGGTGTTAGTGAAGCCCCCAGGGGTACTCTGTTCCATCATTATCAAGTTAATGACAATGGTTTAATCGAAAAAGTTAACCTGATTATCGCTACTGGTAATAATAATCTGGCTATGAATAAAACTATTACTCAAATAGCTAAACATTATATTCATGGTTCAGAAATTACCGAAGGGATGTTAAATCGTGTAGAAGCGGGTATTCGTTGTTACGATCCTTGCTTATCTTGTTCTACTCACGCAGCAGGACAAATGCCTCTACATCTAGAGTTAATTTCTCCTGATGGTACAGTCATCAAGCAGATTTATCGCGATTAATACCAAAGTGAGGAAAGGAGTTCGGGGTTAGGGGTTATTATTTCTATATATTATATTACATATTTACTTTTGCCTTGAAAAGCCTTTTCCTCACATCTTTCATCAGAGTCAAAATAAGTATTAGAACTGCCTGCGCGTAGTGCTATAGTACTTATTAAAATTTAGAAAAATAAGCTAAAGCACCACTAGCCATACCCCTCTTAGAAATTTTAGCAATGTTAAGACATCAAAGATTAATCATTAATAGCTTAAAACTTCTAGATTTGATTAAATCAAGCTATTTTTTAGAGGATATCTCCACTATTTTTGAATTTTTACAACAGCAAGAAACTTTCAATTTTCCTGAGTTGGAAACGGGATTATTCTCAGCAGCAATTTTAAAAAAAGAAATCGAATCAACTGGATATGATAAAGTGTGGATAAGAGACAATATACACATAGCTCATGCTCTCTATGTTCGGGGAGAAACTGATGTAGCGATTAGGAACGTAACCTCGTTAATGGATTACTTCAAAAAGTTTCAATCGCGTTTTGAAAGAGTGATTGAAGCTGAAGTAGATTCAGGTCAGGCAATGGAACGTCCTCATATTAGATTTGATGGCATTAATTTGGCGGAACTCGATCAACAATGGGGACACTCACAAAACGATGCCTTGGGATATTTTCTCTGGTTCTACTGCAAGCTAGCTAACGAAGGGTATCTAAAACTTCAGCCAGAAGATTTAGAAATCCTAGCACTTTTTCCCTTTTACTTTCAGGCAATTCGTTACTGGGATGATGAAGATAACGGTCACTGGGAAGAAGAACCAAAAGTAGAAGCATCTAGTATTGGTGTGGTGATAGCAGGACTTAAAGAACTCAAACAACTACTCCTTAAGGAAAATATTCTTGTTCCTGCCTGTCAATATCAGGATATCCCTGTTAGGATTCAGTTTTTGAACAAGTTAATTGCTCAGGGAACAATTGTTCTCAATCATATTCTACCTGCAGAGTGCATTCAACCAGAAACTAAAAAAAGACGTTATGATGCAGCATTGCTTTTTTTGATTTATCCTCTACAAGTGATTGATGATGAGATAGGAGAGCAAATTCTTCGAGATGTCATTAATAACCTTCAAGGCGATTACGGTATTAAGCGATATCTGGGAGATTCTTACTGGTGTGCTGATTATAGGCAGAAACTTCCGGCAGAATCTCGAACAACTGATTTTAGCCAGGATATGGGATCGCGAGATAGCTTGTTAAAAAAGGGAGAAGAGGCACAATGGTGTCTTTTCGATCCGATTATTTCTATTATCTTTGGACTCAAGTTTCAAAAAACTCGCCAAGAAAAATATCGCCAAGAGCAAATTTATTATCTCAATCGCTCTTTAGGACAGCTTACAGGAGAAGATTGTCCCTTGGGCGAGTTCAAATGCCCAGAACTCTACTATCTAGAAAATAGTCGTTATTTACCTAACCCCAATACTCCTCTTTTGTGGACACAGGCTAATTTGAGTATAGCTTTGAAAATGATGGAGTACAACTGAGTATTAAGGTGCGCTCTATCCAGTATTGGGGAAAGGTTAAGAAGCCGTTTAGGGAATTACTTGATCCTGTTCTTTTTCAGCTACAGTTTTTTCGTACTCGTATTTTATCACCTGATGAATCAAATTAGCGACGAGTCCTGTCCAACCAGTTTGATGACTAGCACCTAGTCCTTGACCTGTATCCCCATTAAAATATTCGTAGAATAGGATCAAGTCTTGTTCGCCTGTTCCAGGATCTTTAAATAGATCGTAAATTTTAGGATTATTTCCATAAACTGCACGTTTTCCTTCAGTCGTAGTCAGAAAAATATTAATGAGTCTTTCAGAAATTTCAATTGCAACTTCCTGGAGAGAAATCCTGTGATGGGATACAGAAGGACAGAGAACCTTAAAGTTTTCTTCATGTAAACATACATTAAAGTATTCATGAAATTTTTTAAATGACTCAATCAGCAAAAAATTAATTGGAAACCAAATCGGTCCACGCCAATTAGAATTAGTACTATGTACAGGAACTTTTGTTTCCGCAGGTTCATATTTCATTTCAATTGGGAAAGTTTGTACATCACCAGGTCGCCACGCAATATTGATTTTACCATCTAATTGATAAGGATGTTCTTCATGAAATTTAGATAGAGAACGGATACCATAATGACTCAAAAATTCAGGCTCATCAAGCATCTTATCAAGAAGATGATACAGCTTCGGTTTATTAACAATAGATAGGAACATATCAAGTTCCTGATTCTCATCCTCCTCCCCAGGCTTGCGAATATCAATATATTCTTCCTCTCCTAATAAATACTCAAATTGCTCTCTTGGCAAACCAAACAATTCAGAAATATTTTCTCTCAAGATTTCAGTCAAATTATTGGGTTCTGTAGCTTTGAAAATCTCTACAGCTACAATAGGAATAAAACCTAGGCATGAGCGGTATTTTAAAGGCAGTTCGAGGGAAAATTTTTCTAAGGAAATTTTGAAAACTTCATAAAAGAAATTATCCTTTTTATCCCATAAAGATGCTTGATGCTCATTAACAATTTCGTTTATTTCATGTACAATTAAGATAAACTTTTTAAGAAAATCTTTGACTTTTTCTTTGTGTTTTTCAAATTTTTGTTGACCTTGTAAATTTAACATTGTCATTGTCCCAATTTTGAGCATATTCAAATAGAATATTGCTGCCCAACTGGTCGCATCAACTTGTTCTATTTTCACTGTATCATTGTTCATGAATTGATTCCGATCAACTATACAAATATTATCCAAACCTAAAAATCCAGCTTGAAAAAGATACTTAGATTCTATTGTTCCCAATTTATTACACTTGTTATTGTCGTACCACCATTTCAAATTCGGTTGTAAATTTTCAAATATTGAAACTAAAAATTGTAAACTTGATGAACCATACATTTCCTCTTCTATCTCATAAATTTTTAAAGCTGCCCAGGCAATATTCGGTGGATGAATCTGACTAAAATCAAACTCACAGGATGGTATTTGTCCATTATGCTCATTCATATAGTCAGGAGACTGAGTAAATAATTTTAATTGCTCTCTAGCAAAATCAGGGTCAATTAAAGCAAAAGTAATGGCATGAAAAGCGGAATCCCATACACAATAATAGGGATATTCCCATTTATCCGGCATCGAGATTAT
The Gloeocapsa sp. DLM2.Bin57 DNA segment above includes these coding regions:
- a CDS encoding NADH-quinone oxidoreductase subunit L, yielding MDLTKLQAIAEQEKQRQKEIRLHCCTSTGCQAAESLQVKDNLKKAIEKKGLGDRAEVIGVGCMGFCGRGPLVQVEPQRKLYEEVTPADAESIIDALAGGTATAVEGDPDHPFFARQMRIVRQHSGEIDPERIEEYIAVGGYQALYKALYEMTPATVVEEITKSGLRGRGGGGYPTGLKWATVAKMPGNQKYIICNADEGDPGAFMDRSVLESDPHLVLEGMAIAGYAVGANHGYIYVRAEYPLAIKRLQRAIQQAKQNGVLGAQIFESPFDFKIDIRIGAGAFVCGEETALIHSIEGGRGNPRPRPPYPAQTGLRGCPTLINNVESFANIKAIITKGADWYASIGTDNSKGTKIFALTGKIQNNGLIEVPMGITLREIVIEMGGGVPDGEVKAVQTGGPSGGCIPASLLDTPVDYDSLIKIGSMMGSGGMVVMDQDTSMVEVAQFYMEFCREETCGKCIPCRTGTVQLHNLLTKLLDKRATTQDLELMESLCQMVKETSLCGLGQTAPNPVLSTWRYFREEYLALIK
- the hoxU gene encoding bidirectional hydrogenase complex protein HoxU, with product MSVKTLTINDTPVAVEAGATILEAAKQAGITIPTLCHLEGVSDVGACRLCLVEIKGINKLLPACVTEVAEGMEVNTETDKLREYRKMTVELLFSEGNHVCSVCVANGACELQDMAVTVGMDHSRFSYRFPDRPIDISHSSFAIDHNRCILCTRCVRVCAEIEGAHVWDVANRGEKCYVISGLDQPWGEVNSCTSCGKCVQACPTGAIFHKGETTGEKDSDPGLLDFLVTARKKQQWIR
- a CDS encoding oxidoreductase: MDKIKFATVWLAGCSGCHMSFLDLDEWLIELAEQVEVVYSPVGCDLKIYPENVDVCLVEGGIANEDNLELIHIVRKNTKTLISFGDCAVTANVPAMRNMLGGAEPVLKRAYLELGDLQRQLPHEPGIVPELLEQVLPVHEIVPVDIYMPGCPPDANRIRATLEPLLKGEQPLMQGREMIKFG
- a CDS encoding Ni/Fe hydrogenase subunit alpha; translation: MSKTVVIDPITRIEGHAKISVFLDDQGEVSDARFHVVEYRGFEKFCEGRPFTEMAGITARICGICPVSHLLAAAKTGDKILAVQIPTAAVKLRRLMNLGQITQSHALSFFHLSSPDFLLGWDSDPAKRNVFGLIAANPDLARAGIRLRQFGQTIIELLGARKIHAAWTVPGGVRSPLSPESRAWIVERLPESFATINLALDLFKNLLDDFQTEVENFGKFPSLFMGLVSPTGEWEHYDGHLRFSDSEGNIVADNLSEDNYQDFIGESVENWSYLKFPYYKPLGYPDGIYRVGPLARINVCSGFGTEAADRELQELRDRAGGVATSSFFYHYARLVEILGCLERIARLMDDPDLLSPRVRAVGGVNNLNAIGVSEAPRGTLFHHYQVNDNGLIEKVNLIIATGNNNLAMNKTITQIAKHYIHGSEITEGMLNRVEAGIRCYDPCLSCSTHAAGQMPLHLELISPDGTVIKQIYRD
- a CDS encoding phosphorylase kinase, producing MLRHQRLIINSLKLLDLIKSSYFLEDISTIFEFLQQQETFNFPELETGLFSAAILKKEIESTGYDKVWIRDNIHIAHALYVRGETDVAIRNVTSLMDYFKKFQSRFERVIEAEVDSGQAMERPHIRFDGINLAELDQQWGHSQNDALGYFLWFYCKLANEGYLKLQPEDLEILALFPFYFQAIRYWDDEDNGHWEEEPKVEASSIGVVIAGLKELKQLLLKENILVPACQYQDIPVRIQFLNKLIAQGTIVLNHILPAECIQPETKKRRYDAALLFLIYPLQVIDDEIGEQILRDVINNLQGDYGIKRYLGDSYWCADYRQKLPAESRTTDFSQDMGSRDSLLKKGEEAQWCLFDPIISIIFGLKFQKTRQEKYRQEQIYYLNRSLGQLTGEDCPLGEFKCPELYYLENSRYLPNPNTPLLWTQANLSIALKMMEYN
- a CDS encoding glucosidase, whose product is MSINQDTQQDNSLIRARKQTEEYKRLQEARNGEKCWKKWGPYLSDRQWATVREDYSEDGNAWGYFGYDQARSRAYRWGEDGIFGISDDRQLLCFALTLWNGEDDHLKERFFGLTGLGSWPNEGNHMEDVKEYYFYLDNTPTHSYMKALYKYPYKYPYDELTKENNTRSKEDPEYELIDTGCFDAGYFDVLIEYAKNSPEDILIKITVWNQGTKAHKLHILPTLWFRNTWSWAKDAKAEKDKLHLEALPEPIENNAVILAHHEDLGEYYLYCQNEIPLLFTDNENNEYLLNSPNHSPYVKDGINNCVVGQQIKQVNPLQRGTKASAHYIFTLLPKKPKEIWLRLTNISPSTISEPFGSDFEKVFEDRKREADKFYEVITPFFVDKEKEEKQKQMKQLQRQAFAGMLWNKQFYYYIVKDWLNGDTNGQSEQIYPPYELTEEIKAQRSSVRNQNWQHLSNQDIISMPDKWEYPYYCVWDSAFHAITFALIDPDFAREQLKLFTQSPDYMNEHNGQIPSCEFDFSQIHPPNIAWAALKIYEIEEEMYGSSSLQFLVSIFENLQPNLKWWYDNNKCNKLGTIESKYLFQAGFLGLDNICIVDRNQFMNNDTVKIEQVDATSWAAIFYLNMLKIGTMTMLNLQGQQKFEKHKEKVKDFLKKFILIVHEINEIVNEHQASLWDKKDNFFYEVFKISLEKFSLELPLKYRSCLGFIPIVAVEIFKATEPNNLTEILRENISELFGLPREQFEYLLGEEEYIDIRKPGEEDENQELDMFLSIVNKPKLYHLLDKMLDEPEFLSHYGIRSLSKFHEEHPYQLDGKINIAWRPGDVQTFPIEMKYEPAETKVPVHSTNSNWRGPIWFPINFLLIESFKKFHEYFNVCLHEENFKVLCPSVSHHRISLQEVAIEISERLINIFLTTTEGKRAVYGNNPKIYDLFKDPGTGEQDLILFYEYFNGDTGQGLGASHQTGWTGLVANLIHQVIKYEYEKTVAEKEQDQVIP